A part of Acropora palmata chromosome 6, jaAcrPala1.3, whole genome shotgun sequence genomic DNA contains:
- the LOC141885401 gene encoding uncharacterized protein LOC141885401 isoform X2 — protein sequence MVEISNEELVEFHTALSKLSVFLQNTLPKESLSPDAEFCRKECVSVVERITYFLNSSKNNSHTDKMLLNAGLSLSSQSLHYENEINGSSEERITRSGSLPDIPTCQVENSKEWQATRALKGSYSSKKHCDLDEELNINNLRELVIYHPIECNEDSDDNDDDNHDELTLNEINTLNTSNPSPVNKRKSRKRDSAALFDISLEDLCEPDYAGFLREKHSEKLWWCVLIDQHLCIFPSRDPDEVAYDVVIMPCCQISLDDRLMRTPVFRLTQSDMAPWVFVASNNDELKDWMKVLTIAASAGKKPHNEVSNSEEKQLCKPCKGPAMQSIVEEEEEIMEEEDALLPCFSNSEIISAAHSQVNGNSSKDDENISLSYVNGSPQDSGYVKELPEIPDLGELPQIPDEPNGCQFGEDVYEAVANLTENVNQSPGDEYQDDGFATDEFDSGSSDGGDISPNPQAQPVQQKAKKKKQFFHWLKKKGKKDKLFSSPKDGIALAGYAYKGNDSSKRWFLIREEKLFCYKNIKYDDPEMTVELKSCEIRAGEEEKSKLAIHVIRDNVSHLTLIAKSSKDWERWKKAFLIESGFIKLASPTESSSGVFDHEEEDGYATPVLSPDLEIKLQTSKIDKHALALQSTDKENKLEDPYTKIVSSTQMSNLKALSPCVSQDDLGPLPPIPPDLPEQRPSDKEESTESNFCSIENDEIYEEVSSSVPHADKVIKWNGLNTAGPGCPSELNSKAVDKSSKGLKLTAGIHKIADTITKTSKKKSFDKQETCAIADGVSDTDKVCYIDRQSPPENVVDEDKGSRKEGHEASVSNDTSDGYLVLREATDEEKEVELKVQQKIEALKRGHEGPRMNGKHEISQGILSKKSLYEANKQSAETKSESNGGVKKNETVIVKDNPEEETTENKGHIPRTRTDSDSYNPDKERQELEKTEKAFQEHAKQLKKDAGKKEKRPSLVALSRLNFEDPDSGQKSMENVGYEAKIENLQKEKEDLFIKQDNLKKRVSVAKDRKIFFSLSTSRSKATTDADKEFHESQCELAKTKKRLSEIENEMKNLKVMELRHQKTPYKNPVSSAFKFRGRKNSKECKLGSAEGASLPLVAGSTEFSSVETEPAQKGSVLSQIKVFELMKKT from the exons ATGGTTGAAATATCTAATGAGGAACTTGTTG AATTCCATACTGCACTCTCCAAACTAAGTGTTTTCCTTCAGAACACCCTGCCAAAGGAATCTCTCAGCCCAGATGCCGAGTTCTGCAGAAAAGAATGTGTCTCAGTTGTGGAGAGAATTACTTACTTTCTAAACAGTTCCAAAAATAACAGCCATACAGACAAAATGCTTCTTAATGCAGGTTTGTCGCTCTCAAGCCAGTCACTgcattatgaaaatgaaattaacgGCAGCAGTGAGGAGCGGATTACCCGCAGTGGCTCCCTCCCAGATATACCAACATGTCAGGTTGAGAATTCCAAAGAATGGCAAGCAACCAGAGCATTAAAG GGTTCTTACTCATCAAAGAAACACTGTGACCTTGATGAAGAATTAAACATAAATAACTTGCGAGAACTTGTTATTTACCACCCCATTGAGTGCAACGAGGACTcagatgataatgatgacgacaacCATGATGAATTaactttaaatgaaataaatacattAAACACTTCTAATCCTTCTCCAGTTAACAAACGAAAAAGTCGCAAGAGAGACAGTGCTGCCCTGTTTGACATTTCTTTAGAGGATTTGTGTGAACCTGATTATGCAGGATTCCTTAGGGAAAAGCACAGTGAAAAGTTGTGGTGGTGTGTCCTCATTGATCAGCACCTGTGCATTTTTCCTTCGCGAGACCCAGATGAAGTGGCATATGATGTAGTCATCATGCCTTGTTGTCAGATTTCATTGGATGACCGACTCATGCGCACGCCTGTGTTTCGGTTAACTCAGTCTGATATGGCACCATGGGTTTTTGTTGCGTCAAACAATGATGAACTTAAAGATTGGATGAAAGTCCTTACCATTGCTGCATCTGCTGGAAAGAAACCTCATAATGAGGTTTCAAATTCAGAGGAAAAGCAACTCTGTAAACCTTGTAAGGGACCTGCAATGCAATCAATTgtagaggaagaagaagaaataatgGAAGAAGAGGATGCATTGCTTCCTTGCTTTTCAAACTCAGAGATTATCTCAGCTGCTCATTCTCAGGTGAACGGGAATTCCTCTAAG GATGACGAAAACATTTCATTGAGTTATGTCAATGGAAGCCCCCAAGACAGTGGCTATGTGAAAGAGTTACCTGAAATTCCTGACCTTGGTGAACTTCCTCAGATTCCTGATGAGCCCAATGGTTGCCAGTTTGGAGAGGATGTTTATGAAGCTGTAGCCAATTTGACCGAAAATGTCAACCAATCTCCTGGAGATGAATATCAAGATGACGGCTTTGCTACTGATGAATTTGACTCTGGTTCGTCAGATGGAGGTGATATCTCACCAAATCCACAGGCACAACCTGTGCAGCAGAAGGCTAAAAAGAAGAAGCAGTTCTTTCACTGGTTGaagaaaaaaggcaagaaagaCAAGCTCTTTTCAAGTCCAAAGGATGGCATAGCACTAGCAGGGTATGCTTACAAAGGAAATGATTCTTCAAAGCGCTGGTTCTTGATAAGGGaagaaaaactgttttgttacAAGAATATAAAATACGATGATCCTGAAATGACAGTTGAATTGAAAAGCTGTGAAATCAGAGCTGGTgaggaagaaaaaagcaaGCTTGCCATTCATGTAATTAGAGACAATGTTAGTCATTTAACTTTGATTGCCAAGAGTTCAAAAGATTGGGAAAGATGGAAAAAAGCTTTTCTTATAGAATCTGGATTCATTAAGCTGGCGTCACCAACTGAATCAAGTTCAGGGGTGTTTGACCATGAAGAAGAAGATGGCTATGCCACACCAGTTTTGTCTCCAGACTTGGAGATAAAGTTGCAGACAAGTAAAATAGACAAGCATGCGTTAGCATTGCAATCCACagataaagaaaacaagttaGAAGATCCTTACACCAAGATTGTATCAAGTACTCAgatgtcaaatttgaaagctctttcccCTTGTGTCAGTCAGGACGATTTGGGGCCACTACCACCCATTCCCCCTGATCTACCTGAGCAAAGACCATCAGATAAAGAAGAGTCAACAGAGAGTAATTTCTGTAGTATAGAGAATGATGAGATTTATGAAGAAGTGTCTAGTTCCGTACCTCATGCTGACAAGGTCATTAAGTGGAATGGTTTAAACACTGCTGGACCTGGCTGCCCTTCTGAACTTAACAGCAAAGCAGTTGACAAGTCCAGTAAAG gGTTGAAACTGACTGCAGGTATTCACAAAATCGCTGATACCATTACAAAGACGTCCAAGAAGAAATCATTTGACAAACAAGAGACTTGTGCTATTGCAGATGGCGTTAGTGACACTGATAAAGTCTGTTACATCGATAGACAGTCCCCACCTGAGAATGTGGTAGATGAAGATAAAGGGAGCAGAAAGGAAGGTCATGAAGCGAGTGTTTCAAATGATACATCTGATGGATATCTAGTTCTACGAGAAGCCACcgatgaagaaaaagaagttgaGTTAAAAGTACAACAGAAAATTGAGGCACTTAAAAGAGGACACGAGGGACCACGTATG AATGGGAAACACGAGATCTCACAAGGGATTTTGAGCAAGAAGAGTTTGTACGAAGCCAATAAACAAAGTGCAGAAACCAAGTCAGAGTCAAatggtggagtgaaaaagaaCGAAACTGTTATAGTAAAAGATAACCCAGAGGAAGAAAccacagaaaacaaaggacaCATACCACGCACAAGAACTGACTCCGATTCATACA ACCCTGATAAAGAACGTCAAGAATtggaaaaaactgaaaaggcTTTTCAAGAGCATGCTAAACAGCTAAAAAAGGACGcaggcaaaaaggaaaagagacCGTCTCTAGTTGCTTTAAGTAGATTGAACTTTGAGGATCCGGACAGTGGTCAAAAAAGTATGGAGAATGTCGGTTATGAGGCGAAAATTGAGAATTTGCAAAAAGAGAAGGAGGACCTGTTTATAAAGCAGGATAACTTGAAAAAGAGAGTATCAGTTGCTAAGGacaggaaaatatttttttcgttgtcCACCAGTCGATCTAAGGCTACAACAGATGCTGATAAAGAATTTCATGAATCGCAATGTGAATTAGCAAAGACTAAGAAAAGACTCTCCGAAATTGAAAACGAAATGAAGAATCTCAAAGTGATGGAGTTGCGTCATCAGAAGACACCCTATAAGAACCCAGTCTCTAGCGCATTTAAATTTCGCGGACGAAAGAATAGCAAGGAATGTAAGCTGGGATCAGCAGAAGGTGCTTCACTGCCACTTGTAGCGGGATCCACAGAGTTCTCCAGTGTTGAAACCGAACCTGCACAGAAAGGAAGCGTATTGTCACAGATCAAG gtATTTGAACTGATGAAGAAAACTTGA
- the LOC141885401 gene encoding uncharacterized protein LOC141885401 isoform X3, protein MREAAHVYRARRKRCEFHTALSKLSVFLQNTLPKESLSPDAEFCRKECVSVVERITYFLNSSKNNSHTDKMLLNAGLSLSSQSLHYENEINGSSEERITRSGSLPDIPTCQVENSKEWQATRALKGSYSSKKHCDLDEELNINNLRELVIYHPIECNEDSDDNDDDNHDELTLNEINTLNTSNPSPVNKRKSRKRDSAALFDISLEDLCEPDYAGFLREKHSEKLWWCVLIDQHLCIFPSRDPDEVAYDVVIMPCCQISLDDRLMRTPVFRLTQSDMAPWVFVASNNDELKDWMKVLTIAASAGKKPHNEVSNSEEKQLCKPCKGPAMQSIVEEEEEIMEEEDALLPCFSNSEIISAAHSQDDENISLSYVNGSPQDSGYVKELPEIPDLGELPQIPDEPNGCQFGEDVYEAVANLTENVNQSPGDEYQDDGFATDEFDSGSSDGGDISPNPQAQPVQQKAKKKKQFFHWLKKKGKKDKLFSSPKDGIALAGYAYKGNDSSKRWFLIREEKLFCYKNIKYDDPEMTVELKSCEIRAGEEEKSKLAIHVIRDNVSHLTLIAKSSKDWERWKKAFLIESGFIKLASPTESSSGVFDHEEEDGYATPVLSPDLEIKLQTSKIDKHALALQSTDKENKLEDPYTKIVSSTQMSNLKALSPCVSQDDLGPLPPIPPDLPEQRPSDKEESTESNFCSIENDEIYEEVSSSVPHADKVIKWNGLNTAGPGCPSELNSKAVDKSSKGLKLTAGIHKIADTITKTSKKKSFDKQETCAIADGVSDTDKVCYIDRQSPPENVVDEDKGSRKEGHEASVSNDTSDGYLVLREATDEEKEVELKVQQKIEALKRGHEGPRMNGKHEISQGILSKKSLYEANKQSAETKSESNGGVKKNETVIVKDNPEEETTENKGHIPRTRTDSDSYNPDKERQELEKTEKAFQEHAKQLKKDAGKKEKRPSLVALSRLNFEDPDSGQKSMENVGYEAKIENLQKEKEDLFIKQDNLKKRVSVAKDRKIFFSLSTSRSKATTDADKEFHESQCELAKTKKRLSEIENEMKNLKVMELRHQKTPYKNPVSSAFKFRGRKNSKECKLGSAEGASLPLVAGSTEFSSVETEPAQKGSVLSQIKVFELMKKT, encoded by the exons AATTCCATACTGCACTCTCCAAACTAAGTGTTTTCCTTCAGAACACCCTGCCAAAGGAATCTCTCAGCCCAGATGCCGAGTTCTGCAGAAAAGAATGTGTCTCAGTTGTGGAGAGAATTACTTACTTTCTAAACAGTTCCAAAAATAACAGCCATACAGACAAAATGCTTCTTAATGCAGGTTTGTCGCTCTCAAGCCAGTCACTgcattatgaaaatgaaattaacgGCAGCAGTGAGGAGCGGATTACCCGCAGTGGCTCCCTCCCAGATATACCAACATGTCAGGTTGAGAATTCCAAAGAATGGCAAGCAACCAGAGCATTAAAG GGTTCTTACTCATCAAAGAAACACTGTGACCTTGATGAAGAATTAAACATAAATAACTTGCGAGAACTTGTTATTTACCACCCCATTGAGTGCAACGAGGACTcagatgataatgatgacgacaacCATGATGAATTaactttaaatgaaataaatacattAAACACTTCTAATCCTTCTCCAGTTAACAAACGAAAAAGTCGCAAGAGAGACAGTGCTGCCCTGTTTGACATTTCTTTAGAGGATTTGTGTGAACCTGATTATGCAGGATTCCTTAGGGAAAAGCACAGTGAAAAGTTGTGGTGGTGTGTCCTCATTGATCAGCACCTGTGCATTTTTCCTTCGCGAGACCCAGATGAAGTGGCATATGATGTAGTCATCATGCCTTGTTGTCAGATTTCATTGGATGACCGACTCATGCGCACGCCTGTGTTTCGGTTAACTCAGTCTGATATGGCACCATGGGTTTTTGTTGCGTCAAACAATGATGAACTTAAAGATTGGATGAAAGTCCTTACCATTGCTGCATCTGCTGGAAAGAAACCTCATAATGAGGTTTCAAATTCAGAGGAAAAGCAACTCTGTAAACCTTGTAAGGGACCTGCAATGCAATCAATTgtagaggaagaagaagaaataatgGAAGAAGAGGATGCATTGCTTCCTTGCTTTTCAAACTCAGAGATTATCTCAGCTGCTCATTCTCAG GATGACGAAAACATTTCATTGAGTTATGTCAATGGAAGCCCCCAAGACAGTGGCTATGTGAAAGAGTTACCTGAAATTCCTGACCTTGGTGAACTTCCTCAGATTCCTGATGAGCCCAATGGTTGCCAGTTTGGAGAGGATGTTTATGAAGCTGTAGCCAATTTGACCGAAAATGTCAACCAATCTCCTGGAGATGAATATCAAGATGACGGCTTTGCTACTGATGAATTTGACTCTGGTTCGTCAGATGGAGGTGATATCTCACCAAATCCACAGGCACAACCTGTGCAGCAGAAGGCTAAAAAGAAGAAGCAGTTCTTTCACTGGTTGaagaaaaaaggcaagaaagaCAAGCTCTTTTCAAGTCCAAAGGATGGCATAGCACTAGCAGGGTATGCTTACAAAGGAAATGATTCTTCAAAGCGCTGGTTCTTGATAAGGGaagaaaaactgttttgttacAAGAATATAAAATACGATGATCCTGAAATGACAGTTGAATTGAAAAGCTGTGAAATCAGAGCTGGTgaggaagaaaaaagcaaGCTTGCCATTCATGTAATTAGAGACAATGTTAGTCATTTAACTTTGATTGCCAAGAGTTCAAAAGATTGGGAAAGATGGAAAAAAGCTTTTCTTATAGAATCTGGATTCATTAAGCTGGCGTCACCAACTGAATCAAGTTCAGGGGTGTTTGACCATGAAGAAGAAGATGGCTATGCCACACCAGTTTTGTCTCCAGACTTGGAGATAAAGTTGCAGACAAGTAAAATAGACAAGCATGCGTTAGCATTGCAATCCACagataaagaaaacaagttaGAAGATCCTTACACCAAGATTGTATCAAGTACTCAgatgtcaaatttgaaagctctttcccCTTGTGTCAGTCAGGACGATTTGGGGCCACTACCACCCATTCCCCCTGATCTACCTGAGCAAAGACCATCAGATAAAGAAGAGTCAACAGAGAGTAATTTCTGTAGTATAGAGAATGATGAGATTTATGAAGAAGTGTCTAGTTCCGTACCTCATGCTGACAAGGTCATTAAGTGGAATGGTTTAAACACTGCTGGACCTGGCTGCCCTTCTGAACTTAACAGCAAAGCAGTTGACAAGTCCAGTAAAG gGTTGAAACTGACTGCAGGTATTCACAAAATCGCTGATACCATTACAAAGACGTCCAAGAAGAAATCATTTGACAAACAAGAGACTTGTGCTATTGCAGATGGCGTTAGTGACACTGATAAAGTCTGTTACATCGATAGACAGTCCCCACCTGAGAATGTGGTAGATGAAGATAAAGGGAGCAGAAAGGAAGGTCATGAAGCGAGTGTTTCAAATGATACATCTGATGGATATCTAGTTCTACGAGAAGCCACcgatgaagaaaaagaagttgaGTTAAAAGTACAACAGAAAATTGAGGCACTTAAAAGAGGACACGAGGGACCACGTATG AATGGGAAACACGAGATCTCACAAGGGATTTTGAGCAAGAAGAGTTTGTACGAAGCCAATAAACAAAGTGCAGAAACCAAGTCAGAGTCAAatggtggagtgaaaaagaaCGAAACTGTTATAGTAAAAGATAACCCAGAGGAAGAAAccacagaaaacaaaggacaCATACCACGCACAAGAACTGACTCCGATTCATACA ACCCTGATAAAGAACGTCAAGAATtggaaaaaactgaaaaggcTTTTCAAGAGCATGCTAAACAGCTAAAAAAGGACGcaggcaaaaaggaaaagagacCGTCTCTAGTTGCTTTAAGTAGATTGAACTTTGAGGATCCGGACAGTGGTCAAAAAAGTATGGAGAATGTCGGTTATGAGGCGAAAATTGAGAATTTGCAAAAAGAGAAGGAGGACCTGTTTATAAAGCAGGATAACTTGAAAAAGAGAGTATCAGTTGCTAAGGacaggaaaatatttttttcgttgtcCACCAGTCGATCTAAGGCTACAACAGATGCTGATAAAGAATTTCATGAATCGCAATGTGAATTAGCAAAGACTAAGAAAAGACTCTCCGAAATTGAAAACGAAATGAAGAATCTCAAAGTGATGGAGTTGCGTCATCAGAAGACACCCTATAAGAACCCAGTCTCTAGCGCATTTAAATTTCGCGGACGAAAGAATAGCAAGGAATGTAAGCTGGGATCAGCAGAAGGTGCTTCACTGCCACTTGTAGCGGGATCCACAGAGTTCTCCAGTGTTGAAACCGAACCTGCACAGAAAGGAAGCGTATTGTCACAGATCAAG gtATTTGAACTGATGAAGAAAACTTGA
- the LOC141885401 gene encoding uncharacterized protein LOC141885401 isoform X1: MREAAHVYRARRKRCEFHTALSKLSVFLQNTLPKESLSPDAEFCRKECVSVVERITYFLNSSKNNSHTDKMLLNAGLSLSSQSLHYENEINGSSEERITRSGSLPDIPTCQVENSKEWQATRALKGSYSSKKHCDLDEELNINNLRELVIYHPIECNEDSDDNDDDNHDELTLNEINTLNTSNPSPVNKRKSRKRDSAALFDISLEDLCEPDYAGFLREKHSEKLWWCVLIDQHLCIFPSRDPDEVAYDVVIMPCCQISLDDRLMRTPVFRLTQSDMAPWVFVASNNDELKDWMKVLTIAASAGKKPHNEVSNSEEKQLCKPCKGPAMQSIVEEEEEIMEEEDALLPCFSNSEIISAAHSQVNGNSSKDDENISLSYVNGSPQDSGYVKELPEIPDLGELPQIPDEPNGCQFGEDVYEAVANLTENVNQSPGDEYQDDGFATDEFDSGSSDGGDISPNPQAQPVQQKAKKKKQFFHWLKKKGKKDKLFSSPKDGIALAGYAYKGNDSSKRWFLIREEKLFCYKNIKYDDPEMTVELKSCEIRAGEEEKSKLAIHVIRDNVSHLTLIAKSSKDWERWKKAFLIESGFIKLASPTESSSGVFDHEEEDGYATPVLSPDLEIKLQTSKIDKHALALQSTDKENKLEDPYTKIVSSTQMSNLKALSPCVSQDDLGPLPPIPPDLPEQRPSDKEESTESNFCSIENDEIYEEVSSSVPHADKVIKWNGLNTAGPGCPSELNSKAVDKSSKGLKLTAGIHKIADTITKTSKKKSFDKQETCAIADGVSDTDKVCYIDRQSPPENVVDEDKGSRKEGHEASVSNDTSDGYLVLREATDEEKEVELKVQQKIEALKRGHEGPRMNGKHEISQGILSKKSLYEANKQSAETKSESNGGVKKNETVIVKDNPEEETTENKGHIPRTRTDSDSYNPDKERQELEKTEKAFQEHAKQLKKDAGKKEKRPSLVALSRLNFEDPDSGQKSMENVGYEAKIENLQKEKEDLFIKQDNLKKRVSVAKDRKIFFSLSTSRSKATTDADKEFHESQCELAKTKKRLSEIENEMKNLKVMELRHQKTPYKNPVSSAFKFRGRKNSKECKLGSAEGASLPLVAGSTEFSSVETEPAQKGSVLSQIKVFELMKKT, encoded by the exons AATTCCATACTGCACTCTCCAAACTAAGTGTTTTCCTTCAGAACACCCTGCCAAAGGAATCTCTCAGCCCAGATGCCGAGTTCTGCAGAAAAGAATGTGTCTCAGTTGTGGAGAGAATTACTTACTTTCTAAACAGTTCCAAAAATAACAGCCATACAGACAAAATGCTTCTTAATGCAGGTTTGTCGCTCTCAAGCCAGTCACTgcattatgaaaatgaaattaacgGCAGCAGTGAGGAGCGGATTACCCGCAGTGGCTCCCTCCCAGATATACCAACATGTCAGGTTGAGAATTCCAAAGAATGGCAAGCAACCAGAGCATTAAAG GGTTCTTACTCATCAAAGAAACACTGTGACCTTGATGAAGAATTAAACATAAATAACTTGCGAGAACTTGTTATTTACCACCCCATTGAGTGCAACGAGGACTcagatgataatgatgacgacaacCATGATGAATTaactttaaatgaaataaatacattAAACACTTCTAATCCTTCTCCAGTTAACAAACGAAAAAGTCGCAAGAGAGACAGTGCTGCCCTGTTTGACATTTCTTTAGAGGATTTGTGTGAACCTGATTATGCAGGATTCCTTAGGGAAAAGCACAGTGAAAAGTTGTGGTGGTGTGTCCTCATTGATCAGCACCTGTGCATTTTTCCTTCGCGAGACCCAGATGAAGTGGCATATGATGTAGTCATCATGCCTTGTTGTCAGATTTCATTGGATGACCGACTCATGCGCACGCCTGTGTTTCGGTTAACTCAGTCTGATATGGCACCATGGGTTTTTGTTGCGTCAAACAATGATGAACTTAAAGATTGGATGAAAGTCCTTACCATTGCTGCATCTGCTGGAAAGAAACCTCATAATGAGGTTTCAAATTCAGAGGAAAAGCAACTCTGTAAACCTTGTAAGGGACCTGCAATGCAATCAATTgtagaggaagaagaagaaataatgGAAGAAGAGGATGCATTGCTTCCTTGCTTTTCAAACTCAGAGATTATCTCAGCTGCTCATTCTCAGGTGAACGGGAATTCCTCTAAG GATGACGAAAACATTTCATTGAGTTATGTCAATGGAAGCCCCCAAGACAGTGGCTATGTGAAAGAGTTACCTGAAATTCCTGACCTTGGTGAACTTCCTCAGATTCCTGATGAGCCCAATGGTTGCCAGTTTGGAGAGGATGTTTATGAAGCTGTAGCCAATTTGACCGAAAATGTCAACCAATCTCCTGGAGATGAATATCAAGATGACGGCTTTGCTACTGATGAATTTGACTCTGGTTCGTCAGATGGAGGTGATATCTCACCAAATCCACAGGCACAACCTGTGCAGCAGAAGGCTAAAAAGAAGAAGCAGTTCTTTCACTGGTTGaagaaaaaaggcaagaaagaCAAGCTCTTTTCAAGTCCAAAGGATGGCATAGCACTAGCAGGGTATGCTTACAAAGGAAATGATTCTTCAAAGCGCTGGTTCTTGATAAGGGaagaaaaactgttttgttacAAGAATATAAAATACGATGATCCTGAAATGACAGTTGAATTGAAAAGCTGTGAAATCAGAGCTGGTgaggaagaaaaaagcaaGCTTGCCATTCATGTAATTAGAGACAATGTTAGTCATTTAACTTTGATTGCCAAGAGTTCAAAAGATTGGGAAAGATGGAAAAAAGCTTTTCTTATAGAATCTGGATTCATTAAGCTGGCGTCACCAACTGAATCAAGTTCAGGGGTGTTTGACCATGAAGAAGAAGATGGCTATGCCACACCAGTTTTGTCTCCAGACTTGGAGATAAAGTTGCAGACAAGTAAAATAGACAAGCATGCGTTAGCATTGCAATCCACagataaagaaaacaagttaGAAGATCCTTACACCAAGATTGTATCAAGTACTCAgatgtcaaatttgaaagctctttcccCTTGTGTCAGTCAGGACGATTTGGGGCCACTACCACCCATTCCCCCTGATCTACCTGAGCAAAGACCATCAGATAAAGAAGAGTCAACAGAGAGTAATTTCTGTAGTATAGAGAATGATGAGATTTATGAAGAAGTGTCTAGTTCCGTACCTCATGCTGACAAGGTCATTAAGTGGAATGGTTTAAACACTGCTGGACCTGGCTGCCCTTCTGAACTTAACAGCAAAGCAGTTGACAAGTCCAGTAAAG gGTTGAAACTGACTGCAGGTATTCACAAAATCGCTGATACCATTACAAAGACGTCCAAGAAGAAATCATTTGACAAACAAGAGACTTGTGCTATTGCAGATGGCGTTAGTGACACTGATAAAGTCTGTTACATCGATAGACAGTCCCCACCTGAGAATGTGGTAGATGAAGATAAAGGGAGCAGAAAGGAAGGTCATGAAGCGAGTGTTTCAAATGATACATCTGATGGATATCTAGTTCTACGAGAAGCCACcgatgaagaaaaagaagttgaGTTAAAAGTACAACAGAAAATTGAGGCACTTAAAAGAGGACACGAGGGACCACGTATG AATGGGAAACACGAGATCTCACAAGGGATTTTGAGCAAGAAGAGTTTGTACGAAGCCAATAAACAAAGTGCAGAAACCAAGTCAGAGTCAAatggtggagtgaaaaagaaCGAAACTGTTATAGTAAAAGATAACCCAGAGGAAGAAAccacagaaaacaaaggacaCATACCACGCACAAGAACTGACTCCGATTCATACA ACCCTGATAAAGAACGTCAAGAATtggaaaaaactgaaaaggcTTTTCAAGAGCATGCTAAACAGCTAAAAAAGGACGcaggcaaaaaggaaaagagacCGTCTCTAGTTGCTTTAAGTAGATTGAACTTTGAGGATCCGGACAGTGGTCAAAAAAGTATGGAGAATGTCGGTTATGAGGCGAAAATTGAGAATTTGCAAAAAGAGAAGGAGGACCTGTTTATAAAGCAGGATAACTTGAAAAAGAGAGTATCAGTTGCTAAGGacaggaaaatatttttttcgttgtcCACCAGTCGATCTAAGGCTACAACAGATGCTGATAAAGAATTTCATGAATCGCAATGTGAATTAGCAAAGACTAAGAAAAGACTCTCCGAAATTGAAAACGAAATGAAGAATCTCAAAGTGATGGAGTTGCGTCATCAGAAGACACCCTATAAGAACCCAGTCTCTAGCGCATTTAAATTTCGCGGACGAAAGAATAGCAAGGAATGTAAGCTGGGATCAGCAGAAGGTGCTTCACTGCCACTTGTAGCGGGATCCACAGAGTTCTCCAGTGTTGAAACCGAACCTGCACAGAAAGGAAGCGTATTGTCACAGATCAAG gtATTTGAACTGATGAAGAAAACTTGA